In Amycolatopsis sp. FBCC-B4732, the genomic stretch GTTTCGCCGCCGTCGAGCGCCGGGTCCGGGCGCCGCTGGTCGACTTGCGGCTCCTGCGCAACAAGGTGCTGGTCGGCTCGACGCTGGTGATCCTGATCGTCGCCGGTGCCATCAACGGCCTCATGTACGCCATGAGCCTGTTCTTCCAGGACCCCGCGGCGTTCGCGATGTCCCCGCTCCAGGCGGGCCTGGCAACCCTGCCCGCGGCGGCGGGCATCGTTGTCATCGCGCCCTTCGTCGGCAGCCTGGCGAAGAAGATCGGCTCCCGGAGCGTGATCGTCCTCGGGTTCGCGATCACGACCGGCGGCTTCGTGGCGCTGGTGTTCCTCGAAGAGAGCTGGGGCTACGGGGTGTTCGTCCTCCCACTGGTGGCCGTCGCGGCCGGCCTGGGGCTCTCCAACGGATGCGCGTCCGCCGCGGCGACGTCCTCGGTACCCGGCAACGACGTCGGCGGGGCGTCCGGGATCTCCAACATGGCCCGGTACGTCGGGGCCGCGTTGCTCACCGCCGTGACAGCGACGATCTACGGCGGCGCCGCCTCGATCGAGGGGGCGAACCGGGGCGCCGCACTCGTCGACGGCGTGGCCCGGACCGCGCTGCTCATGGCGATCGTGTCCGGGGTGGGCGTCGCGCTCGGACTGCTCTACGGGCGGTACCGCCCGGGCCCGGCGCGCCCAGGCGGCCCGACGTCCGCCGCCGCGGGCGTGGTGCACAGCGTGCCCGTCCCCGCGCCGGCGGACACGGGCCGGACCACCTCCGTCGACCTGGAGTGACGGAGGTGGTCCGGCGTCGCCCTTGCTCCCAGGGGGGCGACGCTTTCGCTGAGGGCGTGGGATTCCTCGACGCCGATGATGATCTCCGCGGCGGAGCCGACCATCGGCGGCCAGTCGATCCCGGGCACGGTGAGCGCGGGCGTGGCCGGAGCAGGTCGGCGACCCGGCCGTCGCCGAGCAGGGCGGCATCCGGGCCGGACAGCGAGTCGTGCGGTCACGCGCTGGTGAGCGCCCGGGGGGTCGGGTGGTCGAAGACGAGCGTCGCCGGCAGCCGGGTGCGTAGCCCGGGTTCACCTGCGACGCGACTCGGCAGCGCAGCGGCCCACGGTGAGCTCGTGGCTGAACTGTCCGCGGACCTGGGCCACGACTGACCCGGGCCGTGGCCCGCTGCCGGTCATCCCGTTTTGCGGGATACATCCCTCAGATCCGAAGGTTAGCGCCCGCTTACAATGAGCATGTCCCGGCCGGCCGTCGGGGCCGCCACTTGCGGTGGGGCTCTCTGGAAGGATCACCGGATGACGATGTCGCTCTCGGCCGAACTGTGGCCGGACGTGCAGCCGGAGACCGCTCGGCGGCTCATGCTCGCCGGGGTGGAGGCCTTTGCCAAGCGGGGGTACCACGCCACCACCACGAGGGACATCGCCGGGGCTGCCGGGATGTCGCCCGCCGCGCTGTACGTGCACTTTCCTTCGAAGGCCGCGCTGCTCTTCGCGATCAGCCGGTACGGGCACGAGCAGACGCTCGCGCTGGTCGAGAACGTCGTCGCGAAGGTGTCCGATCCCGTCGAGCGGATCCGGCTGATCGTCGAGGACTTCGTGGCTTGGCACGCGCGGCGGCACACCGTCGCGCGAGTCGTGCAATACGAACTGCAGGCGCTGCCCGAGCAGGAGTTCGAAGTCGTCGCCGAGCTGCGGCGGCGGATCGAGCGGATCGTGCGCAAGGTGATCGCGGACGGCGTCGAAGAGGGCGTTTTCACCGTGTCGGACCCGCACATCTCGGCGAGAGCAGTGCTCTCGCTCGGCGTCGACGTCGCCCGCTGGTACAGCGAGCGCGCCCGGCAGACGCCCACCGCGCTCGGCAAGGAGTACGGCGGGCTCGTGTTGCGGATGCTCGGCGTGACACCGGTCACAGACTGAGCGGTCGGTCAGCGGCGGCCGTGTAACGACGCGCCAGGCGCGCGAACGCTTCACGGAGCTCGGGTGGCTCGACGACCTCGATGTCCGCGTCGAAACGGCCGATCGTCGCGGCCAGGCCGATCCACGACCAGGCACCCAGCACCAGACGGCAGCGGTCCGGG encodes the following:
- a CDS encoding MFS transporter, which encodes MASESTSPAPAGGAVLAVTCVSALVVNANTSAVTILLPAISHDVGASATTLQWAVTGYSLVGAAVIVTGGALGDIAGRRRVFSGALLLFVLSCVVVGLAGSGAAVIAGRAIQGAAGSTLLACGLSLLSVAASGTAQVRAVSLWGAASAVGAAAGPLAGGLLVDTTGWQGLFWIDAAIAAACIPLTLATVPESRDETRPRSLDLAGMLLVAACLVPLVLALSRGSDWGWLSAPTWTCLIVSAAAGWGFAAVERRVRAPLVDLRLLRNKVLVGSTLVILIVAGAINGLMYAMSLFFQDPAAFAMSPLQAGLATLPAAAGIVVIAPFVGSLAKKIGSRSVIVLGFAITTGGFVALVFLEESWGYGVFVLPLVAVAAGLGLSNGCASAAATSSVPGNDVGGASGISNMARYVGAALLTAVTATIYGGAASIEGANRGAALVDGVARTALLMAIVSGVGVALGLLYGRYRPGPARPGGPTSAAAGVVHSVPVPAPADTGRTTSVDLE
- a CDS encoding TetR/AcrR family transcriptional regulator encodes the protein MTMSLSAELWPDVQPETARRLMLAGVEAFAKRGYHATTTRDIAGAAGMSPAALYVHFPSKAALLFAISRYGHEQTLALVENVVAKVSDPVERIRLIVEDFVAWHARRHTVARVVQYELQALPEQEFEVVAELRRRIERIVRKVIADGVEEGVFTVSDPHISARAVLSLGVDVARWYSERARQTPTALGKEYGGLVLRMLGVTPVTD